A single window of Triplophysa rosa linkage group LG2, Trosa_1v2, whole genome shotgun sequence DNA harbors:
- the LOC130548318 gene encoding C-C motif chemokine 13-like, with product MRHLMMLLFLVIFCCLQLTTSAPVASDLAKSKCCSKFNNARIPLRRVKSYYWTSDNCPKRAIVFQTEKEICVDPETTWVSHHMAKVDNRTTTATPKTQTTTV from the exons ATGAGACATCTGATGATGCTGCTGTTTCTGGTGATCTTCTGCTGTCTGCAGCTGACTACAAGTG CTCCAGTTGCCTCTGATTTGGCAAAGTCAAAGTGTTGTTCCAAGTTCAATAATGCACGGATTCCTTTGAGACGTGTGAAGTCGTACTATTGGACCAGCGATAACTGCCCCAAACGTGCCATTGT GTTTCAAACTGAAAAGGAGATCTGTGTAGACCCAGAAACCACCTGGGTGAGCCACCATATGGCTAAAGTGGACAACAGAACAACTACAGCTACACCAAAGACTCAAACCACCACAGTCTAA